The following coding sequences lie in one Lelliottia jeotgali genomic window:
- a CDS encoding transporting ATPase — MNSTHKYEQLIEIFDGCFADDFNTRLIKGDDEPIYLPADADAPYNRIVFAHGFYASGLHEISHWCIAGKARRELVDFGYWYCPDGRDATTQGQFEDVEVKPQAFDWLFCVAAGFPFNVSCDNLEGDCEPDRITFQRRVHAQVMEYLEKGIPERPARFIKALQNYYHTPELKAELFPWPEDLN; from the coding sequence GAGCAGCTGATTGAGATCTTCGACGGCTGTTTTGCTGATGATTTTAATACCCGTCTGATTAAAGGCGACGACGAACCGATCTATCTTCCTGCTGATGCCGACGCACCGTACAACCGGATTGTTTTCGCGCACGGTTTTTATGCCAGCGGTTTGCATGAGATTTCTCACTGGTGTATCGCCGGAAAAGCACGCCGCGAGCTGGTGGATTTTGGTTACTGGTATTGTCCGGACGGGCGTGATGCCACGACGCAAGGGCAGTTTGAAGATGTGGAAGTTAAACCGCAGGCCTTCGACTGGCTGTTTTGCGTGGCGGCAGGTTTCCCGTTCAACGTCAGCTGCGACAATCTCGAAGGCGATTGCGAGCCGGATCGCATTACCTTCCAGCGCCGCGTTCATGCGCAGGTGATGGAATATCTTGAGAAAGGCATCCCGGAGCGACCGGCGCGTTTCATCAAGGCACTACAGAATTATTACCACACGCCGGAATTAAAGGCGGAACTCTTCCCGTGGCCGGAAGATCTTAACTGA